In Streptobacillus canis, one genomic interval encodes:
- a CDS encoding V-type ATPase subunit gives MNRNNFILPVSIIKIQEKKLLTEQKLIRMIETNTLKEILKTLNDTEYAFSMAGVTNDEMYEEILFNETKRVFSFVRELTKEEQGIVDMIALKYEYQNLKLRLKNDYSNSDLEKHILDTGMQKDNLEKNLLVVKKEKDLQKASILLDKMYLEDVHRISRELNEDIFIKYSNRVIDKYNIVTFLRLKKQNKNIDYVENMFVDGGSISKNELVKIYENNTYLPVFKKATIAKYWDKFEKDGNISDIEKMFDNMIINLAVDYRNVTIGPEPIFTYIIAKEYEMKALRLIMSGKLNNINPEVIKERLRGVYV, from the coding sequence ATGAATAGAAATAATTTCATTTTGCCTGTTTCTATAATAAAAATTCAAGAAAAAAAATTATTAACTGAGCAAAAGTTAATAAGAATGATTGAAACAAATACGTTAAAAGAAATACTTAAAACATTAAATGATACAGAATATGCATTTTCAATGGCTGGTGTTACAAATGATGAAATGTATGAAGAAATATTATTTAATGAAACGAAAAGAGTATTTTCATTTGTAAGAGAACTTACAAAAGAAGAACAAGGTATAGTAGATATGATTGCTTTAAAGTATGAATATCAAAATCTTAAGTTAAGACTTAAAAATGATTATTCAAACTCTGATCTTGAAAAGCATATTTTAGATACAGGTATGCAAAAAGATAATTTAGAAAAAAATCTTTTAGTTGTTAAAAAAGAAAAGGATTTACAAAAAGCATCAATATTATTAGATAAAATGTATTTGGAAGATGTTCATAGAATTTCTAGGGAATTAAATGAAGACATATTTATTAAATATAGCAATAGAGTAATAGATAAATATAATATAGTAACATTCTTAAGACTTAAAAAACAAAATAAAAATATTGATTATGTAGAAAATATGTTTGTTGATGGCGGAAGTATTTCTAAAAACGAACTAGTAAAAATATATGAAAATAATACATATTTACCAGTATTTAAAAAAGCAACTATAGCTAAATATTGGGATAAGTTTGAAAAAGATGGAAATATATCGGATATTGAAAAGATGTTTGATAATATGATAATTAACTTAGCAGTTGATTATAGAAATGTGACTATAGGTCCAGAACCAATATTTACATATATTATAGCTAAAGAATATGAAATGAAGGCACTAAGATTAATTATGTCTGGTAAATTAAACAATATAAATCCAGAAGTAATTAAAGAAAGATTGAGAGGTGTTTATGTATAA